The proteins below are encoded in one region of Vicinamibacterales bacterium:
- a CDS encoding ABC transporter permease: protein MLKGLLHDVRYALRLMLKTRGLTSVAVVTLALGIGANTAIFSVIDALLLRPLPYPDPERLVMVWQDLRPRGGPATEWTGPSQHFDWKAETAVFESLTSVRGWNASLSGGEYAEALPGEQTTYEYFDVLGGRPIFGRTFRNSDDIPNAPRVVVLSHRLWRQRFGADPAAIGRAVQINGERHEIIGVMPESFTPGLVSTAALWRPLRMNPVNPSRNSAVFRTIGRLKHGVTIEQARAGLAALAARLEQAHPESDSGKGINPVPLQEQRVGALRPALMMLLGAVGFVLLIACVNIANLLLSRASGRVRELAVRRALGADRRRIVRQLLTESVMLAAAGGALGLLVGVWGVSALKSIAPAGTPRIDEVGLDGTVLAFATALTLLTGLLFGSVPAWHAGREQFTSALKQGGRGQTGDGGNRARRALIVAELALALVLLVGGGLLIRTFLALQRADLGFNPRGVIAGFVLPPPAAYRTSAQRVAFYDAVRARTAALPGVTHAALSSVIPLGGDSDTSFLIEGRPAPTRSADALVTWYRVVSANYFAAMEIPLRRGRLFADREPEPTVVVNETMAKQHWPGEDPIGRRIRLADDGPWFTIVGIVADVQVRGARGANVVETYVGYWHTPEAGTNVVLKTATEPAAMAEPLRRAIKEVDPNIAVAGLASLDSLIAESNASSRFYALLVAVFAFVALVLAAVGIYGVLSYAVSRRTQEIGVRLALGAREAQIFGLVVGESLKLAAAGLALGLAGAALVGRALERLLFGVRATDVLTFAATALLLVVVAAVASYVPARRAMRTDPIEALRAE, encoded by the coding sequence ATGCTCAAAGGCCTGCTGCACGACGTTCGCTACGCGCTGCGCCTGATGCTCAAGACGCGGGGACTGACGTCCGTGGCCGTTGTCACCCTCGCGCTGGGGATCGGCGCGAACACCGCCATCTTCAGCGTGATCGACGCGCTGCTGCTGCGGCCGCTGCCCTATCCCGACCCGGAGAGGCTGGTGATGGTGTGGCAGGACCTGCGCCCGCGCGGCGGTCCGGCCACGGAGTGGACCGGGCCGTCGCAGCACTTCGACTGGAAGGCGGAGACTGCCGTCTTCGAGAGCCTCACCAGCGTGCGCGGCTGGAACGCGAGCCTGTCGGGCGGCGAGTACGCGGAGGCACTGCCGGGTGAGCAGACCACGTACGAGTACTTCGACGTGCTGGGCGGCCGGCCGATCTTCGGCCGGACGTTCCGCAACAGCGACGACATCCCGAATGCGCCGCGCGTGGTCGTCCTGAGCCATCGGCTGTGGAGGCAGCGCTTCGGCGCCGACCCGGCGGCGATCGGACGGGCGGTGCAGATCAACGGCGAGCGCCACGAGATCATCGGCGTGATGCCGGAGTCCTTCACCCCCGGGCTCGTCAGCACCGCGGCGCTGTGGCGTCCCCTGCGCATGAACCCCGTCAACCCGTCGCGCAACTCGGCGGTGTTCCGCACCATCGGGCGCTTGAAGCACGGGGTCACGATCGAACAGGCGCGCGCCGGCCTGGCGGCGCTGGCGGCGCGTCTCGAGCAGGCGCATCCCGAGTCCGACTCCGGCAAAGGCATCAATCCGGTCCCGCTCCAGGAACAGCGGGTCGGCGCTTTACGTCCTGCGTTGATGATGCTGCTCGGCGCCGTCGGTTTCGTGCTGCTCATCGCCTGCGTCAACATCGCGAACCTGCTCCTGTCGCGCGCCAGCGGACGCGTGCGGGAGCTGGCGGTGCGGCGCGCCCTCGGCGCCGACCGGCGGCGGATCGTCCGGCAGCTCCTCACCGAGAGCGTGATGCTCGCCGCGGCCGGCGGCGCGCTCGGCCTCCTGGTGGGGGTCTGGGGCGTCTCGGCGCTCAAGAGCATCGCGCCCGCCGGGACGCCGCGCATCGACGAAGTCGGGCTCGACGGCACCGTCCTCGCCTTCGCGACGGCGCTGACGCTGCTCACCGGCCTGCTGTTCGGCAGCGTTCCCGCATGGCACGCCGGACGCGAGCAGTTCACCAGCGCGCTGAAGCAGGGCGGCCGCGGTCAGACGGGCGATGGCGGCAACCGCGCGCGGCGCGCGCTCATCGTCGCGGAGCTGGCGCTCGCGCTGGTGCTGCTGGTCGGCGGCGGCCTGCTGATTCGCACCTTCCTCGCGCTCCAGCGCGCCGACCTCGGCTTCAATCCCCGGGGCGTCATCGCCGGATTCGTCCTGCCGCCGCCGGCCGCCTATCGCACCAGCGCGCAGCGCGTGGCGTTCTACGACGCGGTGCGGGCGCGGACCGCGGCGCTGCCCGGCGTGACGCACGCCGCACTGTCGTCGGTGATTCCGCTCGGCGGCGACAGCGACACCAGCTTCCTGATCGAGGGGCGTCCGGCGCCGACCCGCAGCGCCGACGCCCTCGTGACCTGGTATCGCGTGGTCAGCGCGAATTACTTCGCCGCGATGGAGATCCCGCTGCGCCGCGGACGCCTCTTCGCGGACCGCGAACCCGAGCCGACCGTCGTCGTCAACGAGACGATGGCGAAGCAGCACTGGCCGGGCGAGGATCCGATCGGCCGCCGGATCCGGCTGGCGGACGACGGCCCGTGGTTCACGATCGTCGGCATCGTCGCCGACGTTCAGGTCCGCGGCGCGCGCGGCGCGAACGTCGTCGAGACCTACGTGGGCTACTGGCACACGCCGGAGGCGGGCACCAACGTCGTGCTGAAGACCGCGACCGAGCCGGCGGCGATGGCGGAACCTCTGCGCCGCGCGATCAAAGAGGTCGATCCGAACATCGCCGTCGCCGGGCTCGCGAGCCTCGACTCGTTGATCGCTGAATCCAACGCCAGCTCACGCTTCTACGCGCTGCTGGTCGCGGTGTTCGCGTTCGTCGCGCTGGTCCTCGCGGCGGTCGGCATCTACGGCGTCCTGTCGTATGCCGTGTCGAGGCGGACGCAGGAGATCGGCGTCCGGCTCGCGCTCGGCGCGCGCGAGGCGCAGATCTTCGGGCTGGTCGTCGGCGAAAGCCTGAAGCTCGCGGCCGCCGGACTCGCGCTCGGCCTGGCCGGCGCGGCGCTCGTCGGGCGCGCGCTCGAGCGGCTGCTGTTCGGTGTGCGCGCGACCGATGTCCTCACGTTCGCCGCCACCGCGCTGCTGCTCGTCGTCGTCGCGGCGGTGGCCAGCTACGTGCCTGCGCGCCGCGCCATGCGCACGGATCCGATCGAGGCGCTCAGGGCTGAGTAG
- a CDS encoding SCO family protein, whose product MLRRRRLALVCLVIFVIAGASRCGPPAEQQRTYPLRGQILSIGEPRADGRREMSVKHEDIPGFMPAMSMAYFVRNPAMLDGLQPGDLVSATLVIAGSDIHLDDVKKTGHADLPPGSRPVRVMEVMNAGDQVPDDALVDQEGRARTLSDWRGKSLAVTFVYTRCPLPDFCPLMDRRFADVQRAIAADPALRERAHLVSISFDPAHDTPDVIRKHAALRGADPKTWSYVTGTRASIDHLTSRFGVSTIDEQDTAQSITHNLRTAIVDPQGRLVKMYSGSDWTVDGILADLRAR is encoded by the coding sequence ATGCTCCGCCGCCGCAGACTGGCCCTCGTGTGCCTGGTGATTTTCGTCATCGCCGGCGCGTCCCGGTGCGGTCCGCCGGCTGAGCAGCAGCGGACCTATCCCCTGCGCGGACAAATCCTCAGTATCGGGGAGCCCCGTGCCGACGGCCGGCGCGAGATGTCCGTGAAGCACGAGGACATTCCGGGCTTCATGCCCGCCATGTCCATGGCCTATTTCGTCAGGAACCCGGCGATGCTCGACGGCCTGCAGCCCGGCGACCTCGTCAGTGCCACCCTCGTGATCGCCGGCAGCGACATCCACCTCGACGACGTGAAGAAGACGGGGCACGCCGACCTGCCGCCCGGCAGCCGTCCCGTCCGCGTGATGGAGGTGATGAACGCCGGCGACCAGGTCCCCGACGACGCGCTCGTGGATCAGGAAGGGCGGGCGCGCACACTTTCCGACTGGCGCGGGAAGTCACTCGCCGTCACGTTCGTGTACACCAGATGTCCACTCCCGGACTTCTGTCCCTTGATGGATCGGCGTTTCGCGGACGTCCAGCGCGCGATCGCCGCCGATCCGGCGCTGCGGGAGCGGGCGCATCTCGTTTCCATCAGTTTCGATCCGGCGCACGACACGCCTGACGTGATTCGCAAGCACGCGGCGCTGCGGGGCGCCGATCCGAAGACGTGGAGCTACGTGACCGGGACACGGGCCTCGATCGACCATCTCACCTCGCGGTTCGGCGTGTCGACGATCGACGAGCAGGACACGGCACAGAGCATCACGCACAACCTGCGGACCGCGATCGTCGATCCGCAGGGACGGCTGGTCAAGATGTACTCGGGCAGCGACTGGACGGTCGATGGGATCCTTGCCGATCTCCGCGCCCGCTAG
- a CDS encoding aminopeptidase P N-terminal domain-containing protein yields MHSHVRRMALALVCLAGAASAVAAGPLQDDLKARRGRAMERLGPDALAIFWSAPERVYSTDVNYEYRQDSNLLYLTGIDQEDTILVLMPGNAARKEVLFIREADARREHWNGHSLTPAEAAAQSGIAAVMTLNQFEGFVAGALSNQDRPIATLSLLLEPQRNLTDPPGPARQFAARLRERFFGFQVKDATPVLSELRQIKTPYEQDLIRKSALISGEAHKAGMRAAAPGKYEYEVEAAIEEVYLRNGAMSWGYPSIVGSGPNATILHYNKSSRQMQSGDLLLVDAAANYQGLTVDITRTYPVNGRFTPEQRQIYEIVHAAQEAGIKAAKIGARTQDIQNACDEVLRAGLVKLGLVTEPAGNQFKIWATHGVTHWIGHDVHDVGVRGKPLAAGMTFVIEPGIYIREAALENLPKTAENAAFAAGVRAAVQKYKDIGVRIEDSFLLTESGLENLSRAVPRTLDAVERFMADKGTR; encoded by the coding sequence ATGCACAGCCATGTGAGACGGATGGCGCTGGCACTCGTGTGCCTCGCGGGGGCGGCGTCCGCCGTGGCGGCGGGTCCGCTGCAGGACGACTTGAAGGCCCGCCGGGGCCGCGCCATGGAACGGCTCGGCCCCGACGCCCTCGCCATCTTCTGGAGCGCGCCCGAGCGCGTCTACTCCACCGACGTCAACTACGAGTACCGCCAGGACAGCAATCTGCTCTACCTCACCGGCATCGATCAGGAGGACACGATCCTCGTCCTCATGCCGGGCAACGCCGCGCGCAAGGAAGTGCTCTTCATCCGCGAGGCCGACGCCCGCCGCGAGCACTGGAACGGGCACAGCCTGACGCCCGCGGAAGCGGCCGCGCAGAGCGGGATCGCCGCGGTCATGACGCTCAACCAGTTCGAAGGGTTCGTCGCCGGCGCGCTGTCGAACCAGGACCGGCCGATCGCCACGCTGTCGCTGCTGCTGGAGCCGCAGCGCAACCTCACCGATCCGCCGGGTCCCGCCCGCCAGTTCGCCGCCCGCCTGCGCGAGCGGTTCTTCGGGTTCCAGGTGAAGGACGCGACGCCGGTGCTCAGCGAACTGCGGCAGATCAAGACGCCCTACGAGCAGGACCTGATCCGCAAGAGCGCACTCATTTCCGGCGAGGCGCACAAGGCGGGGATGCGGGCCGCCGCGCCGGGCAAGTACGAGTACGAAGTCGAAGCCGCCATCGAAGAGGTGTACCTGCGCAACGGCGCGATGAGCTGGGGGTACCCCTCGATCGTCGGCAGCGGCCCGAACGCGACCATCCTCCACTACAACAAGTCGTCGCGGCAGATGCAGAGCGGCGACCTGCTGCTCGTCGATGCCGCCGCCAACTATCAGGGGCTGACGGTCGACATCACGCGCACCTATCCGGTCAACGGCCGGTTCACGCCGGAGCAGCGCCAGATCTACGAGATCGTCCATGCGGCGCAGGAAGCGGGTATCAAGGCGGCGAAGATCGGCGCGCGCACGCAGGACATTCAGAACGCCTGCGACGAGGTCCTTCGCGCCGGGCTGGTGAAGCTCGGCCTCGTCACCGAGCCCGCCGGCAACCAGTTCAAGATCTGGGCGACCCATGGCGTGACCCACTGGATCGGCCATGACGTGCACGACGTCGGCGTCCGCGGGAAGCCGCTCGCCGCCGGGATGACCTTCGTGATCGAGCCGGGAATCTACATCCGTGAAGCGGCGCTCGAGAACCTGCCGAAGACCGCCGAGAACGCCGCCTTCGCCGCAGGAGTTCGCGCCGCGGTGCAGAAGTACAAGGACATCGGCGTGCGCATCGAGGACTCGTTCCTGCTGACGGAGAGCGGGCTGGAAAACCTGTCGCGCGCCGTGCCCCGGACGCTCGACGCCGTCGAACGCTTCATGGCAGACAAGGGGACGCGTTGA
- a CDS encoding histidine kinase yields MHPILARPGTLAAYIAIWVPLGALLAGLLAVQGVFAWGTAAAVAIPLAISYGFLCLSAWYVTGGSPVDRTGALRVAATATMSAFLSSAVWLLIARAWLGLIASFGRGDLAGSFRAAAPTLFGFGFLLYLLAMAVSYLAAAFAVSRDAERRGLELQVLAREAELRALRSQIDPHFLFNSLQSISALTTAEPAAARRMCLLLADFLRETLALGARRRIALSAELALVRKFLSVEQVRFGDRLQVDIESEPAADALPVPPLLLQPLVENAVTHGVAHVLDGGIVRVRARRHGAGLAITVDNPCDPDRPPGRGTGLGLRNVRERLDSAYGGEAFLATEERDGRFVVRVEIPSHE; encoded by the coding sequence ATGCACCCGATCCTGGCGCGCCCAGGGACTCTCGCGGCCTACATCGCGATCTGGGTGCCGCTCGGCGCCCTGCTCGCGGGGCTGCTGGCGGTGCAGGGGGTGTTTGCCTGGGGCACGGCCGCCGCGGTCGCCATCCCGCTGGCCATCTCCTACGGATTCCTCTGTCTGTCGGCGTGGTACGTGACCGGCGGTTCGCCGGTGGATCGGACCGGCGCGCTCCGCGTCGCCGCGACGGCGACGATGTCGGCGTTTCTCTCGAGCGCGGTCTGGCTGCTGATCGCCCGCGCGTGGCTCGGATTGATCGCGTCGTTCGGCCGCGGCGACCTCGCCGGCTCCTTCCGCGCCGCCGCCCCGACCCTCTTCGGGTTCGGCTTTCTGCTCTATCTGCTGGCGATGGCGGTGAGCTATCTCGCGGCGGCCTTCGCGGTCTCGCGGGACGCCGAGCGGCGCGGCCTCGAGCTGCAGGTGCTCGCGCGCGAGGCCGAGCTGCGCGCGCTGCGATCGCAGATCGATCCGCATTTCCTGTTCAACAGTCTCCAGTCGATCAGCGCGCTGACCACCGCGGAGCCGGCGGCGGCGCGGCGCATGTGCCTGCTCCTGGCCGACTTCCTGCGCGAGACGCTGGCGCTCGGGGCGCGCCGCCGGATTGCGCTGTCGGCCGAGCTGGCGCTGGTCCGCAAGTTCCTGTCGGTGGAGCAGGTGCGCTTCGGCGATCGGCTGCAGGTGGACATCGAGAGCGAGCCGGCGGCGGACGCGCTGCCGGTGCCGCCGCTGCTGCTGCAGCCGCTGGTCGAGAACGCGGTGACGCACGGCGTGGCGCACGTGCTCGACGGGGGCATCGTCCGCGTGCGCGCCCGGCGGCACGGCGCCGGGCTGGCGATTACGGTCGATAATCCCTGCGATCCCGATCGTCCGCCGGGGCGGGGCACCGGCCTCGGCCTGCGCAACGTGCGCGAGCGCCTCGACAGCGCCTATGGCGGCGAGGCGTTCCTCGCCACCGAGGAGCGCGACGGCCGGTTCGTCGTCAGAGTGGAGATTCCGTCGCATGAGTGA
- a CDS encoding TetR/AcrR family transcriptional regulator, translating to MPRPRRAAADSRHRVFAAAAAEFAARGYAGANMDRIARAARLNKAMIYYHFDSKAALYRAILRDMFDAVRRDVAQVVASPDPPDDKIRRYVEAIARAAEARPHFPKIWLRELAEGGEHVDAATVEYIRDVLAALGAIVAEGCRRGRFRPVNPMVLQGGIIAPLMFFLASARLRRKLERAAPSARLAVSRDDLVAHVQRLTLAQLEGKIA from the coding sequence ATGCCCCGTCCCAGGCGCGCCGCCGCCGACTCCCGCCACCGCGTCTTCGCCGCCGCCGCGGCCGAGTTCGCCGCGCGCGGCTACGCCGGCGCCAACATGGACCGCATCGCCCGCGCCGCCCGGCTCAACAAGGCGATGATCTACTACCACTTCGACAGCAAGGCCGCGCTCTATCGCGCCATCCTGCGCGACATGTTCGACGCCGTGCGCCGCGACGTCGCGCAGGTCGTCGCCTCGCCCGACCCCCCCGACGACAAGATCCGCCGCTACGTCGAGGCGATCGCCCGCGCCGCCGAAGCCCGGCCCCATTTCCCGAAGATCTGGCTGCGCGAGCTGGCCGAGGGGGGGGAGCACGTCGACGCCGCCACCGTCGAATACATCCGCGACGTGCTCGCGGCGCTCGGCGCCATCGTCGCCGAGGGCTGCCGCCGCGGCCGCTTCCGTCCGGTCAACCCGATGGTGCTGCAGGGCGGCATCATCGCGCCGCTGATGTTCTTCCTCGCGTCGGCGCGGCTCCGCCGGAAACTGGAGCGCGCCGCGCCGTCCGCGCGCCTCGCCGTCTCGCGCGACGACCTCGTCGCGCACGTCCAGCGGCTCACGCTGGCCCAGCTCGAAGGAAAGATCGCATGA
- a CDS encoding ABC transporter ATP-binding protein: protein MSFFSRSSPPAAAAAASAAESESLAPNALVALRNIEKSYAHGTSRSYVLRRVNVDVKDGEFVSIMGPSGAGKSTLLHIIGMHDSAWTGEYYFLDQPVHRLGAKERAKLHKQYIGFVFQSYHLLDHLTVYENLDIPLSYRDIKKSERESMVCDILDKFAIVGKKDLYPNQLSGGQQQLVAVARAVISNPKVILADEPTGNLHTSQGKEIMELFKKLNEGGTTIVQVTHSEVNAGYGSRIIHLRDGWIVDE from the coding sequence ATGTCCTTTTTCAGCCGAAGCTCGCCGCCTGCGGCGGCCGCCGCTGCCAGCGCCGCCGAGAGCGAATCGCTGGCGCCGAACGCGCTGGTTGCGCTGCGCAACATCGAGAAGTCGTACGCGCACGGCACGAGCCGCTCGTACGTGCTCCGCCGCGTCAACGTCGACGTCAAGGACGGCGAGTTCGTGTCGATCATGGGCCCGTCGGGCGCGGGCAAGTCGACGCTGCTGCACATCATCGGCATGCACGACAGCGCGTGGACCGGCGAGTACTATTTTCTCGACCAGCCGGTGCACCGGCTCGGCGCGAAAGAGCGCGCCAAGCTGCACAAGCAGTACATCGGCTTCGTCTTCCAGAGCTACCACCTGCTCGATCACCTGACGGTGTACGAGAACCTCGACATCCCGCTCTCGTATCGCGACATCAAGAAATCCGAGCGCGAGAGCATGGTGTGCGACATCCTCGACAAGTTCGCGATCGTCGGCAAGAAGGACCTCTACCCGAACCAGCTCTCCGGCGGCCAGCAGCAGCTCGTCGCCGTCGCCCGCGCCGTGATCTCGAATCCGAAGGTCATCCTGGCGGACGAGCCCACCGGCAACCTGCACACGAGCCAGGGCAAGGAAATCATGGAGCTGTTCAAGAAGCTGAACGAGGGGGGCACGACGATCGTGCAGGTGACGCACTCGGAAGTGAACGCCGGCTACGGCAGCCGGATCATCCATCTGCGGGACGGCTGGATCGTCGACGAATAG
- a CDS encoding four helix bundle protein — protein MASRHASRRRDLPAHEHVPRPRAYGLIAQMRRAAISIPSNVAEGQVVRAPRWSLRQVAIAIASCAELDTQLDAAVRLHVVDDPGALPLRHLLERLQQVLHGLRRAKHRQIAAGAAAATGMLFMVSLTLT, from the coding sequence GTGGCGAGTCGGCATGCAAGCCGTCGCAGAGACCTACCGGCTCACGAGCACGTTCCCCGACCGAGAGCGTACGGCCTGATCGCTCAAATGCGCCGCGCCGCGATCTCGATTCCCTCGAACGTGGCCGAGGGACAGGTCGTGCGCGCGCCACGCTGGTCGCTCCGGCAAGTCGCGATCGCGATCGCCTCCTGCGCTGAACTCGACACGCAACTCGATGCGGCCGTCCGGCTGCACGTCGTCGACGATCCCGGCGCCCTCCCGCTGCGACACCTGCTCGAACGCCTTCAGCAGGTGCTCCACGGCCTCCGCCGTGCGAAGCACCGCCAAATCGCCGCTGGCGCCGCCGCCGCGACCGGGATGCTGTTCATGGTCAGTCTCACACTGACCTAG
- a CDS encoding RNA-binding protein encodes MGRRLYVGNLPYSATEEQLTELFGQAGKVDNVRVMRDMATGRARGFAFVEMATDEDAQKAISQFHEQQMEGRALVVNEARPKPEGGFGGGGGGGRGRGGGGFDRGGGGGYGGGGGYGGGGGKREPRW; translated from the coding sequence ATGGGCAGGAGACTCTACGTCGGCAACCTCCCCTATTCCGCGACGGAGGAGCAGCTAACCGAGCTGTTCGGCCAGGCCGGCAAGGTGGACAACGTGCGAGTGATGCGCGATATGGCCACCGGCCGTGCGCGCGGCTTCGCCTTCGTTGAGATGGCGACGGACGAAGACGCGCAGAAGGCCATCAGCCAGTTTCACGAGCAGCAGATGGAAGGACGCGCGCTGGTGGTCAACGAGGCGCGGCCGAAGCCGGAAGGGGGCTTCGGGGGCGGGGGCGGCGGCGGTCGCGGCCGGGGCGGCGGGGGCTTCGATCGCGGCGGCGGTGGAGGGTATGGCGGCGGCGGCGGATACGGCGGCGGGGGTGGCAAGCGCGAGCCGCGCTGGTGA
- a CDS encoding LytTR family DNA-binding domain-containing protein yields MSDTLRVVIVDDEPLARAVLREYAAADPGLEIVADCANGYEAVKAVAEHTPDLVLLDVQMPKLDGFEVLELLGRDQPVIFVTAYDQYALRAFEVHAVDYLLKPFSAERFQEAMQRARERLRARAALPLEDLVRDAKPRSGPAERILIRDGANVHVLPADSIDYVEAQDDYVAFKSGGKQYLKDQTLAAVEAMLDPARFVRIHRSFILNVDRIAKVELYAKDSRMATLRDGTRLPVSRAGYARLSELL; encoded by the coding sequence ATGAGTGACACGCTGCGCGTCGTGATCGTGGACGACGAGCCGCTGGCGCGCGCGGTGCTGCGCGAATACGCCGCGGCGGACCCCGGCCTCGAGATCGTGGCGGACTGCGCCAACGGCTACGAGGCCGTCAAGGCGGTGGCGGAGCACACGCCGGATCTGGTGCTGCTCGACGTGCAGATGCCGAAGCTGGACGGCTTCGAAGTGCTGGAGCTGCTCGGCCGCGACCAGCCGGTGATCTTCGTCACCGCCTACGACCAGTACGCGCTGCGCGCCTTCGAGGTGCACGCCGTCGACTACCTGCTCAAGCCGTTCAGCGCCGAGCGGTTTCAGGAGGCGATGCAGCGCGCGCGCGAGCGGCTGCGGGCCAGGGCGGCGCTGCCGCTGGAGGACCTCGTCCGCGACGCGAAACCGCGCAGCGGGCCGGCGGAGCGGATCCTGATTCGCGACGGCGCCAACGTCCACGTGCTGCCGGCCGACTCGATCGACTACGTCGAGGCGCAGGACGATTACGTCGCGTTCAAGTCGGGCGGCAAGCAGTACCTGAAAGATCAAACGCTCGCCGCGGTCGAGGCGATGCTGGATCCGGCGCGCTTCGTGCGCATCCACCGGTCGTTCATTCTCAACGTCGATCGGATCGCCAAGGTGGAGCTGTATGCGAAAGACAGCCGGATGGCGACGCTGCGCGACGGCACGCGGCTGCCGGTCAGCCGGGCGGGGTACGCGCGGTTGTCGGAGCTGCTGTAG
- a CDS encoding DUF5668 domain-containing protein gives MTMSPAPPAARRGPSAQVLFGLMIVALGVLFTLDNLEVLNARDYIRYWPAGLVAVGLLKIVQARSSGHGWVSGLIFIGVGAWMLLNGILYFTINVRDLMPLLLVALGGYMVWRGFGGRRRDPAEAASDGQSSFSAFAIMGGVSRRSSSQAFVGADLTAVMGGCEIDLRQASIPPGREAAIEVFAFWGGIDIKVPDDWTVVTRVMPLMGGVEDKTRAPQGGPLKRLVVRGVVIMGGVTIKNRGDRLEQQPVA, from the coding sequence ATGACCATGTCCCCCGCACCGCCCGCGGCGCGTCGCGGCCCGAGCGCGCAGGTCCTCTTCGGTCTGATGATCGTCGCCCTCGGCGTGCTGTTCACGCTCGACAACCTCGAGGTGCTGAACGCGCGCGACTACATCCGCTACTGGCCCGCCGGGCTCGTCGCGGTCGGGTTGCTGAAAATCGTTCAGGCGCGCAGCAGCGGCCACGGATGGGTGAGCGGGCTGATCTTCATCGGCGTCGGCGCCTGGATGCTGCTGAACGGCATCCTCTACTTCACCATCAACGTGCGCGATCTGATGCCGCTGCTGCTCGTCGCCCTCGGCGGGTACATGGTGTGGCGCGGATTCGGCGGACGGCGCCGCGATCCGGCCGAGGCGGCGTCCGACGGGCAATCGAGCTTCAGCGCCTTCGCGATCATGGGCGGCGTGTCGCGGCGCAGCAGCTCGCAGGCGTTCGTCGGCGCGGACCTGACGGCGGTGATGGGCGGCTGCGAGATCGACCTGCGCCAGGCCTCGATCCCGCCGGGGCGCGAGGCGGCGATCGAGGTGTTCGCGTTCTGGGGCGGCATCGACATCAAGGTGCCGGACGACTGGACGGTGGTGACACGGGTGATGCCGTTGATGGGCGGCGTCGAGGACAAGACGCGCGCGCCGCAGGGCGGCCCGCTCAAGCGGCTCGTCGTCCGCGGCGTGGTGATCATGGGCGGCGTCACGATCAAGAACCGCGGCGATCGGCTCGAGCAGCAGCCGGTCGCCTAG
- a CDS encoding efflux RND transporter periplasmic adaptor subunit has product MSHRLSTAVFLVFAAMSALACTRGNGAAAPRASGYVEATEVRVAAEVGGRLLEMKAAEGARVAAGDVIARIDTADTELALRRARAERAQAEAQLALLRAGSRAEDIRQASAQAQSAQAEVRGAQAEVDAAAQDLERFEGLLRASAGSVKQRDDARTRRDVAAARLRAAQERAQAAADALARVRAGARPQELDAARARVAAIDAQIASLQKNAGDAVVKAPVSGVVTAKLLDAGEMAAPRAPLAVITDLDHAWANVYVDERLVPTLKIGQAAAIVTDAGQRLAGTVTFISPKAEFTPRNVQTAEERSKLVYRVKITADNREGILKPGMPVEAELR; this is encoded by the coding sequence ATGAGCCATCGACTCTCGACCGCCGTGTTCCTGGTGTTCGCCGCCATGTCCGCGCTCGCATGCACCCGCGGCAACGGTGCGGCGGCGCCGCGCGCCTCGGGCTACGTCGAAGCGACGGAGGTGCGCGTCGCGGCCGAAGTCGGCGGACGGCTCCTGGAGATGAAGGCCGCCGAAGGGGCGCGGGTCGCGGCCGGCGACGTCATCGCCCGCATCGACACCGCCGACACCGAGCTGGCGCTGCGGCGCGCCCGGGCGGAGCGCGCCCAGGCCGAGGCGCAGCTGGCGCTGCTGCGCGCCGGCTCGCGCGCCGAAGACATCCGGCAGGCGTCGGCACAGGCGCAATCGGCCCAGGCGGAGGTCCGCGGCGCGCAGGCGGAGGTCGACGCCGCGGCGCAGGACCTCGAGCGCTTCGAAGGGCTGCTGCGCGCCAGCGCCGGCTCGGTCAAGCAGCGCGACGATGCGCGGACGAGGCGGGACGTGGCGGCGGCGCGGCTGCGCGCCGCGCAGGAGCGCGCCCAGGCTGCGGCCGACGCGCTGGCGCGCGTGCGCGCCGGCGCCCGGCCGCAGGAGCTGGACGCCGCCCGGGCGCGTGTCGCCGCCATCGACGCGCAGATCGCCTCGCTGCAGAAGAACGCCGGCGACGCCGTCGTCAAGGCGCCGGTGAGCGGCGTCGTGACGGCGAAGCTGCTCGATGCGGGAGAGATGGCCGCCCCGCGTGCGCCTCTCGCCGTCATCACGGACCTCGATCATGCGTGGGCCAACGTCTACGTGGACGAGCGCCTGGTGCCGACGCTGAAGATCGGGCAGGCCGCCGCGATCGTCACCGACGCCGGGCAGCGGCTCGCCGGCACCGTCACCTTCATCTCGCCGAAGGCAGAATTCACGCCCCGCAACGTCCAGACCGCCGAGGAGCGATCCAAGCTGGTCTACCGCGTGAAGATCACCGCAGACAACCGCGAGGGGATCCTCAAGCCCGGGATGCCGGTCGAGGCGGAGCTGCGATGA